A section of the Streptomyces sp. Je 1-369 genome encodes:
- a CDS encoding NHLP bacteriocin export ABC transporter permease/ATPase subunit, producing MTSVPEQHAYAHDAVAAAFGTLGTPVDCAGLRSVHLEGPQVLWLVVAGALDLFAVDAAQQGHWHYLGRLEPGTLLLGPVEGPQHTLVGRPLQGCELRRVPLRELYRPDYGDTWSYEQQYPTQYDTQDAALSLLEHAFALGIGRGHRVLFEAPLDGRTMGDEVVADDDILWMPVAPGSVQYGAAYSAEAAGDLLVDAAMWQRMVNQQHRLLATLDRWIEHLERAHEDRTAAGIKAGESVREQADRTLIASIGRSGRRGGRRNASGGGHDATYAACRLVARAAGITLSDAARGGAVSDRVDPVEQVAVASRIRTRAVRLDGRWWRENAGPLVGHRAASGAPVALLWRRGGYESVHPTSGRRTRVDADNADEFEPQGVMFYPPLPERPLTLGRLFRFSLRGTGGDVRNLVLAGLVTVTIGALVPVATGQVLGVFVPNAEKSLIVQVSLAVMVTSIVSAAFLLLQNLTVLRMEGRMESTLQPAVWDRLLRLPTRFFASRSTGELASAAMGVSAIRRVLSGIGPVALQAGSVGAMNLVLLLFYSVPLALAALGMLAVIATVFLTLGLWELRWQRRLVELGNKLNNQAFQTLRGLPKLRVAGAESFAYAAWAGEFARSRELQQRAGRIKNVTTVLNAVYLPLCTLVMFVLLAGPARGSLTAGEFLTFSTAVTMLLTSVTQLTGALISAASVLPMFEQIKPVLDEAPEVRSGSTQPGELQGAIEARGLSFRYADDGPLVLDDVSLSIRPGEFVAVVGPSGCGKSTLLRLLIGFDEPVSGSVLYDGQDLAALDQSAVRRQCGVVLQNAQPLSGSILDCICGAESFTQDEAWEAAAMAGLAEDIKRMPMGLHTMLSGGGAVSGGQRQRLMIAQALIRRPRVLFFDEATSALDNETQRTVIDSTRALNATRVVIAHRLSTVMDADRVVVMSEGRVVQQGQPAQLLADTGGRLHELVRRQMR from the coding sequence GTGACCTCCGTACCGGAACAGCACGCGTATGCGCACGACGCGGTCGCCGCCGCCTTCGGCACACTCGGCACCCCGGTCGACTGCGCGGGCCTGCGCAGTGTGCACCTCGAGGGACCGCAGGTGCTGTGGCTCGTCGTGGCCGGCGCCCTCGACCTGTTCGCCGTCGACGCCGCGCAGCAGGGCCACTGGCACTACCTGGGCCGACTCGAACCGGGCACGCTGCTCCTCGGCCCGGTCGAGGGCCCCCAGCACACCCTCGTCGGCCGTCCCCTCCAGGGCTGCGAGCTGCGCCGCGTCCCGCTGCGCGAGCTGTACCGCCCGGACTACGGCGACACCTGGTCGTACGAGCAGCAGTACCCGACCCAGTACGACACCCAGGACGCGGCCCTGAGCCTCCTGGAGCACGCCTTCGCGCTCGGCATCGGACGCGGCCACCGGGTCCTGTTCGAGGCGCCGCTCGACGGCAGGACCATGGGCGACGAGGTGGTGGCGGACGACGACATCCTGTGGATGCCGGTCGCGCCGGGCAGCGTGCAGTACGGCGCCGCCTACAGCGCGGAGGCCGCGGGCGATCTGCTGGTCGACGCCGCCATGTGGCAGCGGATGGTCAACCAGCAGCACCGGCTCCTGGCCACGCTCGACCGCTGGATCGAACACCTGGAGCGGGCCCACGAGGACCGCACCGCGGCCGGCATCAAGGCGGGCGAGAGCGTCCGTGAGCAGGCGGACCGGACGCTGATCGCCTCCATCGGGCGTTCGGGGCGGCGCGGTGGACGGCGTAACGCATCCGGTGGCGGTCATGACGCGACGTACGCCGCCTGCCGCCTCGTCGCACGGGCGGCGGGCATCACGCTGTCGGACGCCGCGCGAGGCGGGGCGGTGAGCGACCGGGTCGATCCCGTGGAGCAGGTCGCGGTGGCCTCCCGGATCCGCACCCGCGCCGTCCGTCTCGACGGGCGCTGGTGGCGAGAGAACGCGGGCCCGCTCGTGGGGCACCGAGCCGCGAGCGGCGCGCCGGTCGCGCTGCTGTGGCGGCGCGGCGGCTATGAGTCGGTGCATCCGACGTCCGGACGGCGCACCCGTGTCGACGCGGACAACGCCGACGAGTTCGAACCGCAGGGCGTGATGTTCTACCCGCCGCTTCCCGAGCGGCCGTTGACGCTCGGGCGGCTCTTCCGCTTCAGCCTGCGCGGCACCGGCGGCGACGTGCGCAACCTCGTGCTCGCCGGTCTCGTGACCGTGACGATCGGGGCGCTGGTGCCGGTCGCGACGGGGCAGGTGCTCGGTGTGTTCGTGCCGAACGCCGAGAAAAGCCTCATCGTCCAGGTGTCCCTGGCCGTCATGGTCACCAGCATCGTCTCGGCGGCGTTCCTGCTGCTCCAGAACCTCACCGTGCTGCGGATGGAGGGGCGGATGGAGAGCACGCTGCAACCGGCGGTCTGGGACCGGCTGTTGCGGCTTCCCACGCGTTTCTTCGCTTCACGGTCCACCGGTGAGCTGGCGAGCGCGGCGATGGGCGTCAGCGCCATCCGCCGGGTCCTGTCGGGCATCGGCCCCGTCGCGCTCCAGGCCGGTTCGGTCGGCGCGATGAACCTGGTCCTGTTGCTCTTCTACAGCGTCCCCCTCGCCCTGGCCGCGCTCGGCATGCTGGCCGTCATCGCCACCGTGTTCCTCACCCTCGGCCTGTGGGAACTGCGCTGGCAGCGACGGCTCGTGGAGCTCGGCAACAAACTCAACAACCAGGCGTTCCAGACACTGCGCGGCCTGCCCAAGCTCCGCGTGGCGGGCGCGGAGAGCTTCGCGTACGCGGCCTGGGCGGGCGAGTTCGCGCGCAGCCGTGAACTGCAACAGCGGGCCGGGCGCATCAAGAACGTCACGACGGTCCTCAACGCGGTCTACCTGCCGCTCTGCACACTCGTCATGTTCGTGCTCCTCGCCGGCCCCGCACGCGGCAGCCTGACCGCGGGCGAGTTCCTCACCTTCAGCACCGCCGTGACGATGCTCCTGACATCCGTCACCCAGCTCACCGGCGCGCTGATCTCGGCGGCTTCGGTGCTGCCGATGTTCGAGCAGATCAAGCCGGTGCTCGACGAGGCTCCGGAGGTCCGCTCCGGCAGTACGCAGCCGGGCGAACTCCAGGGCGCGATCGAGGCCCGCGGTCTGTCCTTCCGCTACGCCGACGACGGCCCGCTCGTCCTCGACGACGTGTCGCTTTCGATCCGGCCCGGCGAGTTCGTGGCCGTCGTCGGCCCGAGCGGCTGCGGCAAGTCGACGCTGCTGCGCCTGCTGATCGGCTTCGACGAGCCGGTCTCGGGCAGTGTGCTGTACGACGGACAGGACCTGGCGGCGCTCGACCAGTCGGCGGTGCGCCGCCAGTGCGGTGTCGTCCTGCAGAACGCCCAGCCCCTCAGCGGGTCGATCCTCGACTGCATCTGCGGCGCCGAGTCGTTCACGCAGGACGAGGCGTGGGAGGCCGCGGCGATGGCGGGGCTCGCCGAGGACATCAAGCGCATGCCGATGGGCCTGCACACGATGCTTTCGGGCGGCGGCGCGGTTTCCGGAGGACAGCGCCAGCGCCTGATGATCGCCCAGGCCCTGATCCGCCGCCCCCGCGTCCTCTTCTTCGACGAGGCGACGAGCGCCCTGGACAACGAGACGCAGCGCACGGTCATCGACAGCACCCGCGCCCTGAACGCCACCCGCGTCGTGATCGCCCACCGCCTCTCCACGGTCATGGACGCCGACCGCGTCGTCGTCATGTCGGAGGGCCGCGTCGTCCAACAGGGCCAGCCCGCACAGCTGTTGGCCGACACGGGCGGGCGGCTGCACGAACTGGTGCGGCGGCAGATGCGGTGA
- a CDS encoding PA14 domain-containing protein: MRLRRHPGRPAHLGRHLALLLAGALGIAGLTAVPAATAADDPVEIQGLKGEYFTQSAPGAFDFDKLKATGLDPDIDFGNLESRLKSTTGQTDDVSVRWTGRIVPEKTGATTFSMIGDNGFRLWVDGRIAIDHWQDDWDKEQSSKPVELTAGKAYDIKVEYFEHYGGSNLRLKWTPPGGEKKAVPRTALRIPADFDYDGAVNATVLKDGRSLKLDFAQKLATPPAGLTDHLDAVIGGAKWPLGTVRTDPADERSLLVGLKEPVVGNKAGDAPGLADIRYDGKGGLNGKDGDAVGQFWTSGPNHSEHQLRTKWADDVTPGNAHREYPRPQLKRKDWQNLNGSWQFAAAEAGEKPPVGKNLKEKILVPYPVESQLSGIERHEDRMWYRRTFTVPKNWRIGDGKRLNLNFGAVDWQSEVYVNGRKVTEHKGGYDKFTADVTDALKPGRTQELIVGVYDPTDADNGANPPVGKQRLDPSGIWYTPSSGIWQTVWMEPVAADHADSLKITPDVESKQVTVETRGVRDGVPVTAAAYEGRKKVAELSGRTGKPLKLKIADPRLWSPDDPFLYDLQVRVGSDRVTGYFGMRSIAVEKVNGTPRTVLNGKPVFLMATLDQGFWPDGLHTAPSDEALAYDLRMHKEMGFNSVRKHIKVEPDRWFYWADKLGLLVWQDMPSMEAGRTPDTAARAQYEREMKQMIDEHASSPSIVMWVTFNEGWGQYDIGRIAEQAKAWDPTRLVNNMSGLNLGADGGTGDIMDEHGYPSPAIPPRPDGKRALVVGEYGGLGLAVPGHAWSVQQSYVDVDPATYTDDYIAKLGEVRALACKGNNGAVYTQITDVEGELNGLLTYDRKVVKPDVQRVKAAHEALIRDASRATVEGCTNS, encoded by the coding sequence GTGCGCCTCAGACGACATCCCGGACGCCCCGCACACCTGGGCCGACACCTCGCCCTGCTGCTCGCGGGCGCCCTCGGCATCGCGGGACTCACCGCGGTCCCCGCCGCGACCGCCGCCGACGACCCCGTCGAGATCCAGGGCCTCAAGGGCGAGTACTTCACCCAGTCCGCCCCGGGCGCCTTCGACTTCGACAAGCTCAAGGCCACCGGCCTCGACCCCGACATCGACTTCGGCAACCTCGAATCCCGCCTCAAGTCCACCACCGGACAGACCGACGACGTCAGCGTCCGCTGGACCGGCCGGATCGTGCCCGAGAAGACCGGCGCCACCACCTTCTCGATGATCGGCGACAACGGCTTCCGCCTCTGGGTGGACGGCAGGATCGCCATCGACCACTGGCAGGACGACTGGGACAAGGAACAGAGCTCGAAGCCCGTCGAGTTGACGGCGGGCAAGGCCTACGACATCAAGGTCGAGTACTTCGAGCACTACGGCGGTTCCAACCTCCGCCTGAAGTGGACCCCGCCGGGCGGCGAGAAGAAGGCCGTCCCGCGCACCGCGCTGCGCATCCCCGCGGACTTCGACTACGACGGCGCCGTCAACGCCACCGTCCTCAAGGACGGCCGCAGCCTGAAACTCGACTTCGCCCAGAAGCTCGCCACCCCGCCCGCAGGCCTCACCGACCACCTCGACGCCGTCATCGGCGGCGCCAAGTGGCCCCTCGGCACGGTCAGGACCGACCCCGCCGACGAGCGCAGCCTCCTCGTCGGCCTGAAGGAACCCGTAGTCGGCAACAAGGCGGGCGACGCCCCTGGTCTCGCCGACATCCGCTACGACGGAAAGGGCGGCCTGAACGGCAAGGACGGGGACGCCGTAGGCCAGTTCTGGACCAGCGGCCCCAACCACTCCGAGCATCAGCTGCGCACCAAGTGGGCCGACGACGTCACCCCGGGCAACGCCCACCGTGAGTACCCCCGGCCGCAGTTGAAGCGCAAGGACTGGCAGAACCTCAACGGCTCCTGGCAGTTCGCCGCCGCCGAAGCGGGCGAGAAGCCCCCGGTCGGCAAGAACCTCAAGGAGAAGATCCTCGTCCCCTACCCGGTGGAGTCCCAGCTCTCCGGCATCGAGCGGCACGAGGACCGCATGTGGTACCGCCGGACCTTCACCGTCCCCAAGAACTGGCGGATCGGCGACGGCAAGCGGCTCAACCTCAACTTCGGCGCCGTCGACTGGCAGTCCGAGGTGTACGTCAACGGCCGCAAGGTCACCGAACACAAGGGCGGCTACGACAAGTTCACCGCCGACGTCACCGACGCGCTGAAGCCCGGACGCACCCAGGAACTCATCGTCGGCGTCTACGACCCGACCGACGCCGACAACGGCGCGAACCCGCCCGTCGGCAAGCAGCGACTGGACCCCAGCGGCATCTGGTACACCCCGTCGTCCGGCATCTGGCAGACCGTGTGGATGGAGCCGGTGGCCGCCGACCACGCCGACTCCCTCAAGATCACCCCGGACGTCGAGAGCAAACAGGTCACCGTCGAGACGCGGGGCGTGCGCGACGGCGTGCCGGTCACGGCGGCCGCGTACGAGGGCAGGAAGAAGGTCGCCGAGCTCAGCGGACGCACCGGGAAGCCGCTCAAGCTGAAGATCGCCGACCCCCGCCTGTGGTCGCCGGACGACCCGTTCCTCTACGACCTCCAGGTACGCGTCGGCAGCGACCGCGTCACCGGCTACTTCGGCATGCGGTCCATCGCCGTGGAGAAGGTGAACGGCACCCCGCGCACCGTCCTCAACGGCAAGCCCGTCTTCCTCATGGCCACGCTCGACCAGGGCTTCTGGCCGGACGGCCTGCACACCGCACCCAGCGACGAGGCCCTCGCGTACGACCTCAGGATGCACAAGGAAATGGGCTTCAACTCGGTCCGCAAGCACATCAAGGTCGAACCCGACCGCTGGTTCTACTGGGCCGACAAGCTGGGTCTCCTCGTCTGGCAGGACATGCCGTCGATGGAGGCGGGACGCACGCCGGACACGGCCGCCCGCGCCCAGTACGAGCGCGAGATGAAGCAGATGATCGACGAGCACGCGAGCAGTCCGTCGATCGTCATGTGGGTGACCTTCAACGAGGGCTGGGGCCAGTACGACATCGGCCGCATCGCCGAGCAGGCCAAGGCCTGGGACCCGACGCGGCTGGTCAACAACATGTCGGGGCTCAACCTGGGGGCCGACGGAGGCACCGGCGACATCATGGACGAGCACGGCTACCCGAGCCCCGCCATCCCGCCGCGCCCCGACGGCAAGCGGGCCCTGGTGGTCGGCGAGTACGGCGGCCTCGGACTCGCGGTGCCCGGCCACGCCTGGTCCGTCCAGCAGAGCTACGTCGACGTGGACCCGGCGACGTACACGGACGACTACATCGCCAAACTCGGCGAAGTCCGCGCCCTCGCCTGCAAGGGAAACAACGGCGCGGTCTACACCCAGATCACCGATGTGGAAGGCGAGTTGAACGGACTGCTCACCTATGACCGCAAGGTCGTCAAGCCGGACGTGCAGCGGGTGAAGGCGGCGCACGAAGCGCTGATCCGCGACGCGTCGCGGGCCACGGTGGAGGGCTGCACGAACTCCTGA
- a CDS encoding ABC transporter substrate-binding protein, whose translation MKPTTLLRRTSARTLVATGLAASLLFAAGCAKSEDDESGGDSAASQDQADAGQEVASDGDAGGRTCAIGAYGGEKLDLKHATVGFSQSEKEANPFRIAETASIKAEAEKRGVKLLTANAQSQFSKQISDVQDLIAKGADLLVIAPLNSDGWEPVLRAAGAKHIPIVTIDRKINATACKDYVSFIGSDFVEQGRRAADRMIETTGGKGKIAVLLGAAGNNVTTERTKGFQDRIAEKAPGLKVVFKQTGEFAREKGQQVTEQLIQSKPDITGIYAENDEMGLGAVNALKGAGKKAGDVKIVTIDGTKGAVRGIVDGWIDGVIESNPRFGPLAFKTLDAFTKGEKVSQDIVIKDSAYTKDNAKADLNKAY comes from the coding sequence ATGAAGCCGACCACTCTTCTCCGCCGTACCTCCGCGAGGACCCTCGTCGCCACCGGTCTCGCCGCGAGTCTCCTGTTCGCCGCCGGATGCGCGAAGTCCGAGGACGACGAATCCGGCGGCGACAGTGCCGCGTCGCAGGACCAGGCCGACGCCGGGCAGGAGGTCGCGTCGGACGGCGACGCCGGTGGCAGGACCTGCGCGATCGGCGCGTACGGCGGCGAGAAACTGGACCTGAAGCACGCCACCGTCGGCTTCTCGCAGTCCGAGAAGGAGGCCAACCCGTTCCGTATCGCGGAGACGGCCTCCATCAAGGCCGAGGCCGAGAAGCGCGGCGTCAAGCTGCTCACCGCCAACGCCCAGTCGCAGTTCTCCAAGCAGATCAGCGACGTCCAGGACCTGATCGCCAAGGGCGCCGACCTGCTCGTCATCGCACCGCTCAACTCCGACGGCTGGGAGCCGGTGTTGCGCGCCGCGGGCGCCAAGCACATCCCGATCGTCACCATCGACCGCAAGATCAACGCGACGGCCTGCAAGGACTACGTGAGCTTCATCGGCTCCGACTTCGTCGAGCAGGGCAGACGCGCCGCGGACCGGATGATCGAGACGACCGGCGGCAAGGGGAAGATCGCTGTCCTGCTCGGCGCCGCGGGCAACAACGTGACCACCGAGCGCACCAAGGGCTTCCAGGACCGGATCGCGGAGAAGGCCCCGGGCCTCAAGGTCGTCTTCAAGCAGACCGGCGAGTTCGCGCGGGAGAAGGGCCAGCAGGTCACCGAGCAGCTGATCCAGTCCAAGCCCGACATCACCGGGATCTACGCCGAGAACGACGAGATGGGCCTGGGTGCCGTGAACGCCCTCAAGGGCGCGGGCAAGAAGGCCGGCGACGTGAAGATCGTGACGATCGACGGGACGAAGGGCGCGGTGCGCGGCATCGTCGACGGCTGGATCGACGGCGTCATCGAGTCCAACCCCCGCTTCGGACCGCTCGCCTTCAAGACGCTGGACGCGTTCACCAAGGGCGAGAAGGTGTCTCAAGACATCGTTATCAAGGACAGCGCCTACACCAAGGACAACGCCAAGGCCGACCTCAACAAGGCCTACTGA
- a CDS encoding LacI family DNA-binding transcriptional regulator yields MRVSLKDVAEHAGVSIKTVSNVVNKYQHVAPAMRARVQEAIDELGYRPNLTARHLRKGRTGIIALAVPELGNPYFAELAGAVIDAAAEHDFTVLLDHTRGDREQEVLVSQGFRARVIDGLILSPLELEAEDLRAREDDVPLVLLGERSYDLDYDHIAIDNIAASRTAVRHLIGRGRTSIAYLGARTDSANRPAHLRLQGWREELTAAGIAAPESLVGPVGGWDRWDGAKAMARMLDAGVRPDAVFAYNDLVAIGAMRVLHERGLRVPWDVAVVGFDDIAEGQFGAVTLTTVAPDKQAIARLAVESLLPKLAHPERTGGRELVADFRLVERESTLGRR; encoded by the coding sequence GTGCGGGTTAGCCTCAAGGACGTCGCGGAGCACGCGGGCGTCTCGATCAAGACCGTCTCGAACGTGGTGAACAAGTATCAGCACGTCGCCCCGGCGATGCGGGCCCGCGTCCAGGAAGCCATCGACGAGCTCGGATACCGACCCAACCTGACGGCACGTCACCTGCGCAAGGGCCGCACCGGGATCATCGCGCTCGCCGTCCCCGAGCTGGGCAACCCGTACTTCGCCGAGCTCGCGGGCGCCGTCATCGACGCGGCGGCCGAGCACGACTTCACGGTGCTGCTCGACCACACCCGCGGCGACCGTGAGCAGGAGGTCCTGGTCAGTCAGGGTTTCCGGGCCCGGGTGATCGACGGTCTCATCCTCAGCCCGCTGGAACTGGAGGCGGAGGACCTGCGGGCCCGCGAGGACGACGTGCCGCTGGTGCTGCTCGGGGAGCGGAGCTACGACCTGGACTACGACCACATCGCCATCGACAACATCGCCGCGAGCCGTACCGCGGTACGTCACCTCATCGGGCGCGGCCGCACTTCGATCGCCTACCTGGGCGCCCGTACGGACTCCGCGAACCGCCCCGCCCACCTGCGGCTCCAGGGCTGGCGCGAGGAGCTGACGGCGGCGGGGATCGCCGCGCCGGAGAGCCTGGTGGGCCCGGTCGGCGGCTGGGACCGGTGGGACGGGGCGAAGGCCATGGCGCGGATGCTGGACGCGGGGGTGCGGCCCGACGCGGTGTTCGCGTACAACGACCTGGTGGCGATCGGCGCGATGCGGGTGCTGCACGAGCGTGGCCTGCGCGTGCCGTGGGACGTTGCGGTGGTGGGTTTCGACGACATCGCGGAAGGGCAGTTCGGAGCCGTCACGCTGACCACGGTGGCGCCGGACAAGCAGGCCATCGCGCGTCTCGCGGTCGAGTCGCTGTTGCCCAAACTGGCTCATCCGGAACGGACCGGCGGACGTGAACTGGTCGCCGACTTCCGACTGGTGGAGCGGGAGAGCACGCTGGGCCGACGCTGA
- a CDS encoding GyrI-like domain-containing protein produces MAPYDVKRERKECYAPKNTAWAIVDVPEQQFIALDGAGDPNTAPAYTEAVAALYAVAYTLKFAAKRTAGGDFVVAPLEGLWWADTPEAFTSGAKDTWSWTMLIGMPSWITKEMIEDAGQAALVKKKLPAISRVRHLTLHEGRSAQVLHIGSYDDEAPVLHELHHTYLAAQRLRPTGLHHEIYLSDPRRTAPEKLRTVLRQPVESVDP; encoded by the coding sequence ATGGCGCCGTACGACGTCAAGCGCGAGCGGAAAGAGTGCTACGCGCCCAAGAACACGGCTTGGGCGATCGTGGACGTGCCCGAGCAGCAGTTCATCGCCCTCGACGGCGCGGGAGACCCCAACACGGCGCCCGCCTACACCGAAGCGGTCGCGGCCCTCTACGCGGTCGCCTACACCCTCAAGTTCGCGGCCAAGCGCACGGCGGGCGGCGACTTCGTCGTCGCCCCGCTGGAAGGGCTGTGGTGGGCGGACACGCCCGAGGCCTTCACCAGCGGCGCCAAGGACACCTGGAGCTGGACGATGCTCATCGGCATGCCGTCCTGGATCACCAAGGAGATGATCGAGGACGCCGGACAGGCCGCTCTGGTCAAGAAGAAGCTCCCCGCGATCTCCCGGGTCCGGCACCTCACCCTTCACGAGGGCCGCAGTGCCCAAGTGCTGCACATCGGCTCCTACGACGACGAGGCGCCCGTGCTGCACGAACTCCACCACACCTACCTCGCCGCCCAGCGCCTGCGGCCCACGGGGCTGCACCACGAGATCTACCTCAGTGACCCGCGCAGGACCGCCCCCGAGAAGCTGAGGACCGTCCTGCGTCAGCCGGTCGAGAGCGTCGACCCGTAG
- a CDS encoding sugar ABC transporter ATP-binding protein — MLSVSGLCKSFPGVRALDGVDFTARAGEVHALIGENGAGKSTLIKVLTGVYAPDAGEVTYDGRPVRFATPLEAQHAGISTIYQEVNLVPLMSVARNLFLGREPRGRLGLIDFGRMHREAEEALRGLGVRVDVRRPLRELGLGAQQMVALARAVSVDARVVVMDEPTSSLEPREVQTLFGVIRMLRERGIAVIYVSHRLDELYEVCDAVTVLRDGKVVHTGPLAELDRLRLVALMLGREIQDVREEGLTQFTGAHEATTEPVLRAEELTARHRLHGVSVTIRPGEVVGLGGLLGSGRSETAKAIAGALPTDSGTVAIGGTRIRTGSTPAAIRAGISLLPEDRKAEGIVPGLSVRDNIALAALPRLSRLGLVNERSIDDVVDTFIDRLRIKASGPHQKVGELSGGNQQKVLLARWLAMHPKVLLLDEPTRGIDIGAKAEVQALVDELAADGLGVLLISSDMEELLEGSDRVIVLKDGTAVAELTGTAVTEENLLRAMATDPAKSGA, encoded by the coding sequence ATGCTCTCGGTGTCCGGCCTGTGCAAGTCCTTCCCGGGCGTACGTGCCCTGGACGGGGTCGACTTCACCGCGCGCGCGGGCGAGGTGCACGCGCTGATCGGCGAGAACGGCGCGGGCAAGTCCACGCTCATCAAGGTCCTGACGGGCGTGTACGCGCCGGACGCGGGCGAGGTGACGTACGACGGCCGCCCGGTGCGCTTCGCCACCCCGCTCGAAGCGCAGCACGCGGGCATCTCCACCATCTACCAGGAGGTCAACCTCGTCCCCCTGATGAGCGTGGCCCGCAACCTGTTCCTCGGCCGCGAGCCCCGCGGCCGCCTCGGTCTCATCGACTTCGGCCGGATGCACCGCGAGGCCGAGGAGGCGCTGCGGGGCCTCGGCGTCCGCGTCGACGTGCGCCGACCGCTGCGTGAACTCGGCCTGGGCGCACAGCAGATGGTGGCGCTGGCCCGCGCGGTCTCGGTCGACGCGCGTGTCGTCGTGATGGACGAGCCGACGTCGTCCCTCGAACCGCGCGAGGTGCAGACCCTGTTCGGCGTGATCCGCATGCTCCGGGAGCGCGGCATCGCGGTGATCTACGTCAGCCACCGCCTCGACGAGCTGTACGAGGTGTGCGACGCCGTCACCGTGCTGCGCGACGGCAAGGTGGTGCACACCGGCCCGCTCGCGGAGCTCGACCGGCTGCGGCTCGTCGCGCTGATGCTGGGCCGCGAGATCCAGGACGTACGGGAAGAGGGCCTCACCCAGTTCACGGGCGCGCACGAGGCGACCACCGAACCCGTTTTGCGTGCGGAGGAGTTGACCGCTCGCCACCGGCTGCACGGGGTATCGGTCACCATCAGGCCCGGGGAGGTGGTGGGGCTCGGCGGGCTGCTCGGCTCGGGCCGCAGCGAGACGGCGAAGGCCATCGCCGGGGCGCTGCCGACCGACTCCGGGACGGTCGCGATCGGCGGCACCCGCATCCGTACGGGCTCCACGCCCGCCGCCATCCGCGCCGGCATCAGCCTGCTCCCCGAGGACCGCAAGGCGGAGGGCATCGTCCCCGGCCTCTCGGTCCGCGACAACATCGCCCTGGCCGCGCTCCCCCGCCTCTCCCGCCTCGGCCTGGTCAACGAACGGAGCATCGACGACGTCGTCGACACCTTCATCGACCGCCTGCGCATCAAGGCGTCCGGCCCGCACCAGAAGGTCGGCGAGCTCTCCGGCGGCAACCAGCAGAAGGTACTGCTCGCCCGCTGGCTCGCGATGCACCCCAAGGTCCTGCTGCTCGACGAGCCCACCCGCGGCATCGACATCGGCGCCAAGGCCGAAGTGCAGGCACTCGTCGACGAGTTGGCGGCGGACGGCCTCGGCGTGCTCCTCATCTCCTCGGACATGGAGGAGCTGCTGGAGGGCTCGGACCGGGTGATCGTACTCAAGGACGGCACGGCCGTCGCGGAACTCACCGGCACCGCGGTGACGGAGGAGAACCTGCTGCGCGCCATGGCGACGGACCCCGCGAAGTCCGGCGCATGA
- a CDS encoding ABC transporter permease, whose amino-acid sequence MTDLALGRTAADRDRLLRLLQNYGVYLGVAVLLLVNIAFTPHFLSGENFRTQAVQVAPVLVVALGMALAIGSEGVDLSVGSVMALSTSLVSLYLGYGMWVALIVALLGGMVVGLANGSLIAFIGVQPIVATLALMVAGRGLALVLLPQLKDVRDPTMASLGSGDLLGIPYLVLIATALALLVAFVVRRTTFGRQLLAIGDSRPAALLAGLPVRRVLITVYVVCGALAALAGVLATARLSASDPTSLGNLMELSAITAVVVGGTPLSGGRVRIGGTVAGAVLIQLLTATLIKHDLPPSWTQIAQAVVIVLAVCAARERGKR is encoded by the coding sequence ATGACCGACCTCGCCCTCGGCCGCACGGCCGCCGACCGCGACCGCCTCCTGCGCCTCCTCCAGAACTACGGCGTCTACCTGGGCGTCGCCGTCCTCCTCCTCGTCAACATCGCCTTCACTCCGCACTTCCTGTCCGGCGAGAACTTCCGCACGCAGGCCGTGCAGGTCGCCCCCGTCCTCGTCGTGGCGCTCGGCATGGCCCTGGCCATCGGCAGCGAGGGCGTCGACCTCTCCGTCGGCTCGGTGATGGCGCTCTCCACCTCCCTCGTCTCGCTCTACCTCGGGTACGGGATGTGGGTCGCCCTGATCGTCGCGCTGCTCGGCGGCATGGTGGTCGGCCTGGCCAACGGGTCGCTCATCGCGTTCATCGGCGTCCAGCCCATCGTGGCGACGCTCGCCCTGATGGTCGCGGGCCGGGGCCTCGCCCTGGTCCTCCTCCCCCAGCTCAAGGACGTCCGCGACCCGACGATGGCGTCGCTCGGCTCCGGCGACCTGCTCGGCATCCCGTACCTGGTGCTCATCGCGACGGCCCTCGCACTGCTCGTCGCCTTCGTCGTGCGGCGCACCACGTTCGGCCGGCAGCTCCTCGCCATCGGCGACAGCCGCCCGGCCGCACTCCTCGCGGGCCTGCCGGTGCGCCGCGTGCTCATCACCGTGTACGTCGTCTGCGGCGCCCTCGCCGCGCTCGCCGGGGTCCTCGCGACCGCGCGCCTGAGCGCCAGCGACCCGACGTCGCTCGGCAACCTGATGGAACTCTCCGCGATCACCGCGGTGGTGGTCGGCGGCACCCCGCTGAGCGGCGGCCGCGTCCGCATCGGCGGCACCGTCGCGGGCGCGGTCCTGATCCAGCTGCTCACGGCCACGCTCATCAAGCACGACCTGCCGCCGTCATGGACGCAGATCGCCCAGGCCGTGGTGATCGTCCTCGCGGTCTGCGCGGCGCGCGAGAGGGGCAAGCGATGA